GTTTCCTCTCCAGTCTTCTGACCGAGGGTCTGCTCACCCCCATCATTGGTTCCCAGGAGCAGTCTTGCGCCAAGTTTTCGCTGATTGAAAACCTGAATATTCTTGGTATGTTTCTTGCGTTTCGAGAGGGTGCTGAATTGCAGCAGTTGCTAATAGTGCTTCCAAGGTTTCACCACCAAGAAGGGCGATGACAAGCCCTCTTGCAAGTCCATTACTGCTTGCTGTCCTGATGGCCAGGTAGGTTTGTTCGTTCTGTGGTTGTGTTGGACGATATACTAACGCGATTGCAGTCTTGTAACCGTGTCTAAGCACGTTAATTCAATTGCTTATAATGTCTGAATATTCCGGGAAGCTGAAGGTCATCGGGTACAGAGTAGATAGTCTAGTGAGCTCAATAACACGATTGTACTATATCCATAACCGTTTATTCGATTCAACCCAGACCACCAGATACAAACAGAATATTCTATTAAaaaccaatgaagcaagaATAAAAGAAGACCATTCTACAATATAAACCCTCACGTGCCCCTAAACCACCGACAACATCCCAAACATTAGCCTGCTGATCAGCACAATTGCCGCCGATGATTGGAACcctcccaccaccaccaagaccACGACGCGCCCACCTTCCGCCAGCCCTCAACCAACGACACTCCTTTCCGCCTGTGATGAACAATGTGATATCTCCACCGATGGGACGCAGGCGCTGCGTTTCTGAATAAGCGTCACGCTTTAGTTAGTTTAGTCTGATAGCAATAGCAATTGATGTGCATGCACAATGGACGGGATGCGTGGGGGCTACTTTCATCACCGTCCCGCTGCACTTTGTACTTGTACGTTTTGATTTTccattcttttttcttttcttttgctctGCCTTGTGCATGCGGAGTACTCCAAACGCTCAAAGTACTCGTATGGAGATGTAATAAGCTGACAATGACGGTCCTCGAGCGAGCAGGATCGCGATTCGCTAGCTGGCTCTCCTGCTTGTTTCTTCGTCCCGAGTCAGATAATGGAGGTCAGCAGCGGCAGGAGGATGGGAAGAGTCAGTACATATATGCACATTCTTCTATACCACGGCAGATAACTAATATGGATACAGGTGTTGAACGGGAGCGAGATCTGACAATAAATATTCAGCCGGGGCTCGTTTCTCCTATGCGCTTGGCTTCATACGATAATGAGAGTGAGACTGGGAAACATCCATCACCACTGCCAttatcaccaccaccgcctctCCCCCGGCTCCGGCGCGACAAAGCCATGTCAAGAAGATCCTCCATCCGCGCAAGCTTCTCATTCAACCGGAAGTCCACCATCGGTCCCAGACCCAGTCCAATTTGCATCAGTGCACCCTCGGACTTCAGACGAGTCCAGTCAATGACCACCTTCCCACCCCAACCCCAGCCAAAAGCAACAACCCACCTCGAACTAAGCATCTACAACAACCCCCACCACGCACTCCCTGACCTCCCCTCCTTCGACAACTTCCATCTCAACGAGATCATCGACGACTCTGAATCCCCAATCAAACGGCCACAAAGAGTCTTCTCCTCGCCGCCGGATTTCATCCTCCCACCCGTGATCCCTCGTGCGAGTGCGCAGAACACAGCAGGATCGTTATCAGGGCCAGCATCGTTCCGCTTACCACGGAAACCCGTTGGGACGGCGCCGAAGCCGCGGCGGTCTTCTACTGCCTGGCCTACTGCTAAACCAGAGCGACAGCGTTATTCGACTCCGGCGAGTCCTCTGATTCCGCATTTCGCGAGGGTTCAGCGCGGGCAACCTCAGCCCCGGGCTTTGTCCATGGGTGTGGGGGCGGCATTGCATGGGGATCTCGGATTTACCCTGCAGGATAGGATGACGCATGATACTAACAACGACGACACCAACGCCAACATGACACCTCCAATATCACCCTCTCCAACTCTGACCTCCCCTCAATACCAAAACCAACACAAGTCTCTTCCATTCTCGCTCCCACCATCGCATCCACAGCCACAACCAGGgccagaaacagaaacaCACACCCGCTCCTGGAGTGGTTCAACTCTCGCCTCTTCAACATACACATGCACATACAATCCCACCTCTCCCAAGGGATTCGATGTATCAATGATTTCGCGACCTGGGTCTAGAACTGGGTTGGGACAAGGTGCGGTGCTGTATCCGTATCCGGCGCCGACCATCTATGAGGGGGAGCAGGTTGTTGGGTGTATTTGATTGTATTTTCTATTGTAATTAGTGCTTATTTGTTGTGTCGGTTTGGTAGGTTGTCTGGGATGGATTGGTTTTATTGTTTATTATCGCTTTTGGATACCCTCTTTTCGTTTGTCTTATTGTCCGGAAATGTCTCTGGCTATTTTACGATCAAATCCAACTATGTGGATGAAGGAATACGACCAGAAAATACTAGAAAGAACATAACAGATCTGAACGAGACTACAATTGACTTTCTACCACATCCAACAAGTATTTCGGGATAtcaaacaacaacaactgaGGTATATAAACGGACTCGAAAACAATCAACAGAAGCAGCATAGGCACGGAACTCAAATCAATCTGAAAACTTCAATGGAACGGAGAAGCAAAGCCGTCGAAATCGCATTCAAACCAAATTATAAGTCAAAACGGCAAAAGCAGACGAACAAACagaacatcaacatcatctcACTTGGTATCATAGCTGAAAATGTTTCCCAGTAATAATATAAAAAGCAGACCTCACACCTGTGCATCACTAGACTGCCTCATGGAAAGACATGAAAAGACAaacgcaaaaaaaaaaaaaaaacgcaATCAACCACAAAACAAGGTCAGAACGAGGTATACATAAAAAATGCATAATGGCAGGCGACCAGTACCTTCCAATAGCAGGGTTTATAGTATCATCCACTCCGTCCatgctccttctccttccccGAAATCTCCTTGCTTTGCATAACTGTCCGTGGTATCAaagaaaacacaaaaagcaGATAATCAAATCCAAAAACGACAAATAACCGctgaaaaaaggaaaatcaAAGTGCCTTTGGGGTATACAGCTGCAACTCAGTTTTTTAACGCGGTGGCCCAATTGGGGCCGGGTATCCAGAAGTAGAATTGGAAGTGCTAGGTCGACCACTGTCAAAAGAAGCGCGCAGGTCATGCTTAGGGGTCATGTCACCTGGCGCCGCACTGAATGGAAACTTTGTATCAAAGCGCACTGGCCAGCcattgctgctgctgtggctATGGGACGTACCAAGAACCGGCAAGTCGTCCTCGGGGAGGTTCACTCCAGAATCATTCCATGGATTGCGGTAGCCACTGTCCCGAGACTCCATGGAGACAAGAGACGCCTTCGAGGCGTTGCTGGAGGCATGCTTGAAAAATGAGCCAGGAGAGGCAGAGTGGTTCTTGCGACCGATGAACGAGGAGAACGAGGAGATGCTACCGGGCTTCCGGAGCCGCTCGAAGATCGATCCACGCTCGCTAGTGTCATCGGGGAAATTCGGCCGAGTGGGGGAGTCGGTCACAATCGGAGCAGGCGCGTGCTGCAACAACTTGGAGTCGAAGAACGGCAATGACTCCTCGAAAGAGTCGGATTTGGGTCGGGGAATGGCACCCTTGACCGTGGTGGCATCGAGGCCGTGGGCGACGAGACGCGAGATCAAGAAGTCAATGGCATCCTTCAGGCCACCCGCATTGTTCCGGGTGTATCCAAGAACGACGCGATCCTCGGGGGGCGCGATAGACGAGCTCGAACCCTCCTCTGGAGACGGCGGGGCATCAACACAGGTATCCACCGTCGTGTCCACTTCGTATTGTTCCTTCAGCTTGGTAGACACATTCTCACGGAAGTCGGAGGTCTTAAAGTAGTCGCGGAGTTCATCGGAACTGTTGAAGAGAAGCTCATGGCTTTCGGGAACCATTCCCAACAGAGCATCGACGGCCTGAGGGACCTGGTACTCGGGTCCAGAAATGGTTACGATGTCACTGGCAAGCTCAGTGCTGGGGAACTCGATCTTGCAGTTCCACTTCTTCTCTAACTCGTCGATTTCGGGCATACGGGCGAGCAATTCGCGATGGTACAGACGGTTGATGGCAACTCGTTCAGAAACATACTCGGCGTCAACCTTCTCGACCATGTCCATAATCTCCTGCTTGACAAGGTCCAAGCTCTGGGCGTTGCGAGCCGGAGTACGGCAGATGACGTTGTCAACCTTGAtgtcatcatcttctttgCCCATTCCGCCGCGGTCCATGGCATTGGAGAATTTGACAAAGACAGAGTACTTCTTCATGATGCGCTGAATATGCTGGCCACCAATTCCGATGATCCGCTTGTGGTACTGGTCGGGAACGTGGAAAGAGATCGAAGCAGGCATTTCCTGCTCAACGAGGTCCAGACCGTTCTTGGCGGACTCGTACTGGTTACCACAGACATCGATGTAAAAGTTGTACTCGTTGAATCCGTCGAAGATGATTTGGACATTGCCTGCACGGGTCAGTGTGTTTTACATGCACCACAGAAGACAGATGCACTTACTCTGACCCATGATCTTGTTGATCTTGCCGTTCTTCTTTCCACTGACAAACTCCTTGTGCTCATTGGCCAGCTCGATCTTGACGCGCATCTGGTATTGGCTGCGCTTGACAAACGGAATCTGATTGATAACCATCATGCCAGCCTTGACCGCATCATCCGATCCATTGATAGTGAAGGTCAAGTTGTCAAAGCTAACCTCTGCCTCCGAGTTGGTGCAAATGTCGGACAACATGGTGCGAACGTCGGCAGCGGACGGAGCACGGAAGCCACCCTGAGAGGGATCCGGCATGATGATCCACCAAGACGCACTGTAAAATTGGCCGGCCTAATAGCTGTTAGCCCCATTGTCCTAAAATTCCCGAAAAGTTGAAGGATGACATACCAAAGCCATAATCTCCCGAACTGTGCGCTCGACGTGCAAAACCTCTGAGCCCTGAATGCGAACGAGGCCACGCTGACTGCCCAGCTGCGGGAACAAAACGTAGGAACCATTCATTTCCATGACCTTGCGGACCTTGTCAAGACGGTCAAGCAGaatgttgtcaatcttgttGGAGTTGACAATGACATCCTTGACGTAGATCTTGACACCCATGACCAACTCTCGCAACTTTTGCTTGGCGCGGGCAA
This region of Aspergillus chevalieri M1 DNA, chromosome 4, nearly complete sequence genomic DNA includes:
- a CDS encoding uncharacterized protein (COG:O;~EggNog:ENOG410Q20D;~SECRETED:SignalP(1-18)) yields the protein MQFVTIVALFALALGVTAHPGRRPADVHQQKNECGGGQLACCVEHSDIHADSFLSSLLTEGLLTPIIGSQEQSCAKFSLIENLNILGFTTKKGDDKPSCKSITACCPDGQSCNRV
- a CDS encoding KH domain protein (BUSCO:EOG09260R9L;~COG:A;~EggNog:ENOG410PH9B;~InterPro:IPR004087,IPR004088,IPR036612;~PFAM:PF00013;~go_function: GO:0003676 - nucleic acid binding [Evidence IEA];~go_function: GO:0003723 - RNA binding [Evidence IEA]); the encoded protein is MHKISNFTGQARHGWERMTPTFSMSRPHTDLASHSLRRPHGAPPMTPPTGIDPTVNLSMNVPFSSTLAGPDTEDVIHASPGALQRWSFPEGTPEGTPVHLLPVHVSNVESLRRLCRQITESSAGRIEATVTTSEPKVVPSLQRRPQSLVTNVCITGEGETVRKMRAKILNETPILLRCATVDVDMHLIMDGSTKGIRASVLEHLDTLAAYTGTDIFLLTPKVRDTDSAVVSSYGYASDNGLDHRFRVAIYGDMESAEHAKTRVLIMIDQILKRHVDALKLELTMHTLVCGRTRKNIKLIEAATGTAIYFPPPFPRIFGYTPPGAHRRAEDEVYITGDAPEQIARAKQKLRELVMGVKIYVKDVIVNSNKIDNILLDRLDKVRKVMEMNGSYVLFPQLGSQRGLVRIQGSEVLHVERTVREIMALAGQFYSASWWIIMPDPSQGGFRAPSAADVRTMLSDICTNSEAEVSFDNLTFTINGSDDAVKAGMMVINQIPFVKRSQYQMRVKIELANEHKEFVSGKKNGKINKIMGQSNVQIIFDGFNEYNFYIDVCGNQYESAKNGLDLVEQEMPASISFHVPDQYHKRIIGIGGQHIQRIMKKYSVFVKFSNAMDRGGMGKEDDDIKVDNVICRTPARNAQSLDLVKQEIMDMVEKVDAEYVSERVAINRLYHRELLARMPEIDELEKKWNCKIEFPSTELASDIVTISGPEYQVPQAVDALLGMVPESHELLFNSSDELRDYFKTSDFRENVSTKLKEQYEVDTTVDTCVDAPPSPEEGSSSSIAPPEDRVVLGYTRNNAGGLKDAIDFLISRLVAHGLDATTVKGAIPRPKSDSFEESLPFFDSKLLQHAPAPIVTDSPTRPNFPDDTSERGSIFERLRKPGSISSFSSFIGRKNHSASPGSFFKHASSNASKASLVSMESRDSGYRNPWNDSGVNLPEDDLPVLGTSHSHSSSNGWPVRFDTKFPFSAAPGDMTPKHDLRASFDSGRPSTSNSTSGYPAPIGPPR